From a region of the Aeoliella mucimassa genome:
- a CDS encoding DUF1592 domain-containing protein produces the protein MNQRESRALTKRRFDARVLSASVLFVSALVLVAHAEEAPVVDPVDSSASSSKEDATKQMLDSYQNKAQPLLEQYCYGCHGADTQEAGFQIDDLNPNMIDGSDAEHWDFALDMINQGDMPPDYDAQPTDEERRVMVEWMTSSIELSRKFSKPVVNANLRRLTREQYAYTLGELLHLPIAFEQDLPNEAKSKMGFTNSGEALVTSPLHVEYFQSIARKALDKAIVTGERPESHHYRVTLGTDVGKGHHAAVIGGYQSAPIPREHVRAEILDDQGHPRSGTTEEETAALRTIESDIGIGMRGSDGNRYRVVDDGLLLYSALPHTELPPKSWQGPSPNMKLLLRKCYPSEGPIIARVVASLAAIEEESAEAETAEGETAEPTTEEPRTAAIRAFVGNRTDDGMEYTELTEPHVVSAEPGQPATYEFRGYLENLPIPVIDLNDTGDLANIMILGIWNDHLVKSNSESGVPIVVRSIEFEAPYYEVWPPASHTGIFFDSPLKETDVDAYTREVLNRFISKAFRRDLTDVELDRYFEFWQAIRGDYDNYHQGVKEVLIAALCSPHFLYLDTPLDQVAADVSLAEKLAYFLWNSPPDEELYQLAEQGTLRENLGLQVERMIADKRFERFIDSFTTEWLRLDRHSGMNVNIGAYRDYTRFVKRDMALETKYFVQHVIENNLSLLTFVDSDFAMLNQNLAEFYGIEGVTGGEFRPVSITPDMHRGGLLSQGAFLCGHSDGTQAHPIKRAVWLKDKILGTPPPPPPPNVPQLDPETPGFQNLTLKEQLELHRNKPSCVDCHRKIDPYGVAFENYDAVGRYQLKAKGRPIDSRSELPDGTVVNGIDELKTYLLEKQPDAVTKSVVDHLMAYALGRDTNYADEPQIDAIVDRVVADEYRVQTAIRAIVESPAFLGVETSIVSNSGE, from the coding sequence ATGAATCAGCGTGAGTCACGCGCCCTGACGAAACGTCGCTTCGACGCCCGCGTGCTTTCCGCTTCGGTTTTGTTCGTATCGGCCTTAGTGCTGGTGGCCCATGCTGAGGAAGCACCGGTTGTCGATCCGGTTGATTCTTCGGCCAGCTCCTCGAAAGAGGATGCAACGAAGCAGATGCTCGATTCATACCAAAACAAAGCTCAGCCGCTGCTGGAGCAGTACTGCTATGGTTGCCATGGGGCCGATACCCAAGAAGCTGGCTTTCAGATTGATGATCTCAATCCAAATATGATTGATGGGTCGGATGCCGAACATTGGGATTTCGCGCTCGACATGATCAACCAAGGCGACATGCCCCCCGACTACGACGCCCAGCCCACCGACGAAGAACGTCGCGTGATGGTGGAATGGATGACCAGCTCGATCGAGTTGTCGCGTAAGTTTTCCAAACCAGTAGTCAACGCGAACCTGCGACGCCTAACCCGCGAACAGTACGCCTATACATTAGGTGAGTTACTACATCTCCCGATCGCTTTTGAGCAGGACCTGCCGAACGAAGCCAAGTCGAAAATGGGTTTTACCAACAGCGGCGAGGCCTTGGTGACTTCTCCGTTGCATGTGGAGTACTTTCAGTCCATCGCTCGCAAAGCGCTCGACAAGGCAATCGTCACAGGCGAGCGGCCGGAATCGCATCACTATCGAGTCACTTTGGGCACCGATGTCGGCAAAGGACACCATGCCGCGGTGATTGGTGGCTACCAGTCGGCACCGATTCCCAGAGAGCACGTTCGAGCCGAAATACTCGACGACCAAGGGCATCCCAGAAGCGGGACTACCGAAGAGGAAACCGCTGCATTACGGACCATCGAGTCTGATATCGGCATCGGCATGCGTGGCTCCGATGGTAATCGCTACCGTGTGGTCGATGATGGGTTGCTGCTCTATTCGGCATTGCCGCATACCGAGTTGCCGCCGAAGTCGTGGCAAGGACCTTCGCCAAACATGAAGCTGCTGCTTCGCAAGTGCTACCCAAGCGAAGGCCCGATTATCGCCCGCGTGGTGGCCTCGCTCGCCGCGATTGAAGAAGAATCCGCAGAGGCAGAAACTGCGGAAGGAGAAACAGCGGAACCGACTACCGAAGAACCACGCACCGCTGCGATTCGAGCGTTTGTGGGGAATCGTACCGACGATGGCATGGAGTACACCGAACTCACGGAACCTCACGTGGTGTCAGCCGAACCAGGACAGCCTGCGACATACGAATTCCGTGGTTACCTCGAGAACCTGCCGATACCGGTGATCGATCTGAACGATACCGGTGATCTTGCCAACATTATGATCCTCGGCATTTGGAACGATCACCTCGTGAAATCGAACTCCGAAAGTGGGGTTCCGATTGTGGTTCGTTCGATTGAGTTCGAAGCCCCCTACTACGAGGTCTGGCCGCCGGCCAGCCATACGGGCATCTTCTTCGACTCACCACTGAAAGAAACCGACGTTGATGCTTACACCCGCGAGGTGCTCAATCGATTCATCTCCAAGGCATTTCGTCGAGATCTTACCGACGTGGAACTCGATCGCTATTTTGAGTTCTGGCAAGCCATTCGCGGGGACTACGACAACTACCATCAAGGAGTCAAGGAAGTACTGATTGCCGCGCTTTGCTCGCCTCACTTCCTATATCTTGATACTCCTCTCGACCAGGTTGCTGCCGATGTTTCGTTGGCCGAGAAGCTAGCCTATTTCCTGTGGAACTCCCCTCCGGACGAAGAACTCTACCAACTAGCCGAACAAGGCACATTGCGTGAAAACCTCGGTCTGCAGGTGGAGCGGATGATCGCCGACAAGCGGTTCGAGCGGTTCATCGACTCATTCACCACCGAATGGCTTCGGCTCGATCGCCATTCCGGTATGAACGTAAACATCGGTGCCTACCGCGACTACACGCGATTTGTCAAACGCGACATGGCCCTCGAAACCAAGTACTTCGTCCAACATGTGATCGAAAACAACCTGAGCTTGCTTACGTTTGTCGATTCCGACTTTGCCATGCTCAACCAGAACCTAGCCGAGTTCTATGGTATCGAAGGAGTCACAGGCGGGGAGTTCCGGCCGGTGTCGATCACGCCCGACATGCATCGTGGCGGGCTGCTCTCGCAAGGAGCGTTCTTGTGCGGGCACTCCGATGGCACGCAGGCCCATCCAATCAAGCGAGCGGTCTGGCTGAAGGATAAGATCCTCGGCACCCCCCCTCCCCCTCCCCCACCGAACGTACCCCAACTCGATCCCGAGACACCTGGATTCCAGAACCTGACCCTCAAAGAGCAACTGGAATTGCATCGCAACAAACCATCGTGTGTGGATTGCCATCGCAAGATCGATCCCTATGGCGTCGCGTTCGAGAACTACGACGCAGTGGGTCGCTACCAACTGAAAGCGAAAGGCCGCCCCATCGATTCACGATCGGAACTTCCCGATGGTACGGTGGTGAATGGCATCGACGAACTGAAAACCTACCTGCTCGAAAAGCAGCCCGATGCGGTCACTAAATCGGTAGTCGATCACCTGATGGCCTATGCTCTGGGTCGCGATACGAACTACGCCGATGAGCCTCAGATCGATGCGATTGTCGATCGGGTAGTGGCCGATGAGTATCGCGTGCAAACCGCGATTCGAGCGATTGTTGAAAGCCCCGCGTTCCTGGGCGTCGAGACGAGTATCGTATCCAATTCAGGCGAATAA
- a CDS encoding protein kinase domain-containing protein produces MEAAPETTTTIAPSVQLPDGYVATERIGSGGYGEVWRATAPGGVEKAVKIVFGLCDEELAERELKSLERIRSVRHPFVISLERFEIVDGRLIIVTELADMSLDACFRKNQESGRIGIPRDELLVYLRDAAEALDCLVERHKLQHLDIKPENLLVVGEHVKVGDFGLVKELATRSMNSMMGGMTPRYSAPEVFDDAPSPRSDQYSLAIVYQQMLTGQLPFPGRTPAQLAKQHTQAEPILHSLAESDRRVVAKALAKRPEQRYNSCREFVAALTSEAAHVPTRQSAAARPGATSSIVKPSNTAVPTSPVVAPVVETHPAPANDTASSSWSRDELANLSHDEGVKDISLPEINEASAVAIPTLVVGAGGLGLNAMNATRALVATIDGEDSPNPLPINFLAIDTDRETLKQAAYLEGAGSLSPDNMIHMPLKRPKEYRDDSQQLLRWLSRRWLYNIPRSLETRGYRPLGRIAAVDHAEQILSRMYASLFALMQSNPDAKQLRVVVIASTGGGTGSGILIDLGNAAKSLAGDLGISIRVDAMLVTPERVAGTTDSLPLVNAYSLLTELTHSQQNGNSGAASPTGPAERFESDKAPFQSVYWMIIPSSQRGNRKNTTLVSIAEQIVLEASNPVATSVFANCQAVDQKTGFHLKSCAFSFVDLCDTPEELFERLSQSLPAPKYKRATFEIGSKSSPLARAVASQVAEMGSYESTTMTDVVGAMALGIEPLQVAARLAEFYPDIADAALRVHAREDIEWQDLLRSHDPSSAGDFASKEVFSTDASPNDAFDLEPSSAAAVGEDATIRR; encoded by the coding sequence ATGGAAGCGGCCCCCGAAACGACGACCACCATTGCTCCTAGCGTCCAACTACCGGATGGCTACGTAGCAACTGAACGCATTGGCTCCGGCGGCTACGGCGAAGTCTGGCGGGCCACAGCCCCTGGCGGTGTCGAGAAGGCGGTGAAGATTGTGTTCGGCCTTTGCGATGAAGAGCTTGCCGAGCGTGAATTAAAGAGCCTCGAACGCATCCGTTCGGTTCGTCACCCATTCGTTATTTCGCTGGAACGATTTGAGATTGTCGACGGTCGGTTGATCATCGTCACCGAACTAGCCGACATGAGCCTCGACGCCTGCTTCCGCAAGAATCAGGAATCGGGTCGCATAGGCATTCCTCGAGACGAATTACTTGTTTATCTTCGGGATGCTGCTGAAGCGCTTGACTGCCTGGTAGAACGGCACAAGCTGCAACACTTGGACATCAAGCCCGAAAACCTGCTAGTGGTTGGCGAGCACGTAAAAGTGGGCGACTTCGGCCTGGTGAAGGAACTCGCAACGCGGTCGATGAACTCGATGATGGGTGGCATGACCCCGCGATACTCTGCGCCGGAAGTGTTTGACGATGCTCCCTCGCCTCGCAGTGATCAATACAGCCTGGCGATCGTCTATCAACAGATGCTCACAGGCCAGTTGCCATTCCCTGGCCGTACTCCCGCCCAACTCGCGAAGCAACACACACAAGCCGAACCGATCCTGCACAGCCTGGCCGAATCGGATCGTCGCGTGGTAGCCAAGGCGCTCGCAAAACGCCCGGAGCAACGTTACAACTCGTGCCGGGAGTTCGTGGCTGCACTAACCTCCGAAGCTGCGCACGTCCCCACCCGGCAATCCGCTGCCGCGCGTCCTGGCGCGACTTCGTCGATCGTCAAGCCATCGAATACCGCAGTACCTACATCACCTGTCGTCGCTCCAGTAGTAGAAACCCATCCCGCCCCGGCCAACGACACGGCTTCGTCGTCCTGGTCCCGAGACGAGCTCGCTAACCTATCGCACGACGAAGGGGTGAAGGACATCTCACTCCCTGAAATCAATGAAGCCTCTGCGGTAGCGATACCAACTCTGGTAGTGGGTGCCGGTGGTCTGGGCCTGAATGCCATGAATGCTACCCGGGCGCTGGTGGCCACAATCGATGGGGAAGATTCGCCCAATCCATTGCCGATTAATTTTCTGGCGATCGATACCGATCGCGAGACGCTGAAGCAAGCCGCCTACCTTGAAGGTGCCGGATCGCTTTCGCCGGATAACATGATTCACATGCCGCTGAAGCGTCCCAAGGAGTATCGCGACGACTCTCAACAGCTACTCCGCTGGCTGAGTCGTCGCTGGCTGTACAACATTCCGCGTTCACTAGAAACCCGCGGCTATCGTCCTCTGGGTCGCATTGCTGCGGTGGACCATGCGGAGCAAATACTCAGCCGGATGTATGCCAGCTTGTTTGCCTTGATGCAATCGAATCCTGATGCCAAGCAGTTACGGGTGGTCGTGATAGCTAGCACCGGCGGCGGTACCGGCAGCGGCATCCTGATCGACCTGGGCAACGCAGCAAAGTCGCTCGCCGGCGACCTGGGTATCTCAATTCGAGTGGATGCCATGCTGGTGACACCTGAGCGGGTTGCTGGTACTACCGATTCGCTGCCACTGGTAAATGCATATTCGCTTCTGACCGAACTGACCCACTCCCAGCAAAATGGCAACAGCGGAGCTGCATCGCCGACAGGTCCTGCTGAGCGGTTTGAGAGCGACAAGGCTCCTTTCCAATCGGTCTACTGGATGATCATCCCCTCGAGCCAGCGCGGCAATCGGAAGAACACGACCCTTGTGTCGATCGCCGAACAAATCGTACTGGAAGCCTCGAATCCCGTTGCGACTTCCGTCTTCGCCAATTGCCAAGCGGTTGACCAGAAAACAGGTTTCCACCTGAAATCTTGCGCGTTCAGCTTCGTGGACCTGTGCGACACCCCAGAAGAACTCTTTGAGCGGCTTAGCCAAAGTTTGCCGGCTCCCAAGTACAAGCGAGCAACTTTTGAAATTGGGTCGAAGAGCTCCCCGCTGGCCCGCGCCGTGGCCAGCCAGGTTGCCGAAATGGGCAGCTACGAATCAACTACCATGACCGACGTAGTAGGTGCAATGGCCTTGGGCATCGAGCCGCTGCAGGTTGCTGCTCGCCTGGCAGAGTTCTATCCCGATATCGCCGACGCTGCGCTGCGCGTCCACGCCCGCGAAGATATCGAATGGCAGGACCTGCTTCGTTCGCACGATCCTTCGAGTGCAGGCGACTTTGCATCGAAAGAGGTATTCTCCACGGATGCTTCCCCCAACGATGCATTCGATCTTGAACCAAGTTCTGCCGCAGCCGTTGGTGAAGACGCAACGATTCGACGTTAA
- a CDS encoding EAL domain-containing protein: MELTFVCTSLGRLQRTLTKPLPRKKPSIVLPGTTPELAAVRSMNEALLLQAIPIGWSYFTDPSSGAALMTAARILPPVDESMVQGDAKLPTRVASRLELMGWHLAAEHFASLGQPGNLLLNITHRESLNPHTADALDEVAVSLKPSQGLGIGMSWDWVSSAPDSHRILHSLRELGHTIVFHDFAGGGGCIESMDTAPPDYLVLASQVVRDIADQSRRLQRLEIVNAACVAQGIRVVLPLGISEKDQIACRDLGISVVQSESASSAHAPMLAALSS, from the coding sequence GTGGAACTTACGTTCGTATGCACCTCGCTGGGACGTTTGCAACGCACGCTTACCAAGCCGCTGCCGCGCAAGAAGCCGTCGATCGTGCTGCCCGGCACTACGCCTGAACTGGCCGCGGTGCGCAGCATGAACGAAGCGTTATTGCTGCAAGCTATTCCGATTGGCTGGAGCTACTTTACCGATCCATCAAGTGGTGCTGCATTGATGACAGCCGCCAGGATATTGCCGCCCGTCGACGAGTCGATGGTTCAGGGCGATGCCAAGCTGCCGACTCGCGTTGCTTCGCGACTCGAGCTGATGGGCTGGCATCTGGCAGCCGAGCATTTTGCTTCGCTCGGCCAACCAGGCAATCTATTGCTGAATATCACGCACCGCGAATCCCTCAATCCGCATACCGCCGACGCACTCGACGAAGTGGCGGTTTCGCTCAAACCGTCGCAAGGACTGGGAATCGGCATGTCGTGGGATTGGGTCTCGTCGGCTCCTGACTCGCACCGCATCCTGCATTCGCTCCGCGAACTGGGTCACACTATCGTGTTCCACGACTTCGCTGGCGGCGGTGGTTGCATCGAGTCGATGGATACCGCCCCTCCCGACTATCTTGTGTTAGCCTCGCAAGTGGTCCGAGATATTGCCGATCAATCGCGTCGCTTGCAGCGGCTCGAGATTGTGAATGCGGCTTGCGTTGCCCAAGGCATACGAGTTGTTTTACCACTTGGAATTTCAGAGAAGGACCAAATCGCCTGTCGTGATCTGGGTATTTCTGTGGTGCAGAGCGAGTCGGCCTCGTCTGCCCACGCCCCGATGCTGGCCGCGCTCAGTTCGTAG
- a CDS encoding ATP-binding protein translates to MHTLEHAENLLAEEQAIVQMAAKNRGAFEIANRSDTRGPAIRSGNDKLFDPANPTYAMQCLEAIPHLIEMQLVRQAGGPKRFELTNFGWQLSRNLTAKQEEELAMTAARPTAAEVAPVGNIQMTSPIGRPATEPPPAASPLEAVEDCTIPRSEEAVSESPTMPPVAAPDPDFDPPVPMAGPSPSTTLAPSAIPSAPTPGPSATPPDFGGKAKTTDKSLVAALGLDNGFLPPEPRSLEETGLSGAVIEDLILKVVQNAGSMTGRQVAELICLPLPILEDRFTVLRNRQHIAPTGSAMLGDYVYQLTDKGRERARLAMQDSAYTGPAPVPLEDYVDSVEAQTIRSEKPKRPQLEEAFSDINVEPEMLAQLGPAISAGKGMFIYGPPGNGKTTVAQRITRCFGQNILIPYAIIEDGQIIKLYDAACHERVGSQLSNLLKTHEHDQRWVRIRRPTVVVGGELTMDSLELKHDPVSHISEASLQLKSNCGSLLIDDFGRQRVNPTELLNRWIVPLENRIDYLSLANGKKIQVPFEQLIIFSTNLEPHDLADDAFLRRIPFKIEVGAPSREEFVKLFGIFSKKLKVSCPPDALEYLLARHYESCNRPLRRCQARDLLDQALHYCEYNEIPPVATPEILDHAVNNYFTAMAGTE, encoded by the coding sequence ATGCACACGCTAGAACACGCAGAAAACCTGCTTGCCGAGGAACAGGCAATCGTTCAAATGGCTGCCAAGAATCGCGGCGCGTTCGAAATCGCGAACCGATCCGATACACGCGGGCCTGCGATCCGTTCTGGCAACGACAAGCTTTTCGATCCTGCGAATCCCACGTACGCCATGCAGTGCCTGGAGGCCATTCCGCACCTGATTGAAATGCAACTGGTGCGACAGGCTGGCGGGCCCAAGCGATTTGAGCTTACCAACTTTGGTTGGCAGCTCAGCCGCAACCTCACCGCGAAACAGGAAGAAGAACTGGCGATGACCGCCGCCCGACCGACTGCTGCTGAAGTAGCGCCGGTTGGCAACATTCAAATGACCTCTCCGATTGGCCGCCCTGCAACGGAACCGCCGCCAGCGGCTTCCCCGTTGGAAGCGGTGGAAGACTGCACCATTCCCCGCAGTGAGGAAGCGGTTAGCGAGTCGCCGACGATGCCGCCAGTTGCCGCGCCCGATCCAGATTTCGATCCACCGGTTCCGATGGCAGGCCCTTCCCCATCGACTACGCTGGCCCCTTCGGCCATTCCGTCCGCACCGACTCCTGGCCCCTCGGCGACCCCTCCCGATTTTGGTGGTAAAGCCAAGACGACCGACAAGAGCTTGGTCGCAGCGTTGGGCCTAGACAATGGATTCTTGCCGCCTGAACCTCGCTCGCTGGAAGAAACCGGTTTGAGCGGTGCGGTAATCGAAGACTTGATCCTGAAAGTAGTGCAAAACGCTGGCTCGATGACCGGTCGTCAAGTTGCCGAGTTAATTTGCTTGCCGCTGCCGATTCTCGAAGACCGTTTCACCGTGCTTCGTAATCGGCAACACATTGCACCAACTGGCTCGGCCATGCTTGGTGACTATGTTTATCAGCTGACCGACAAAGGTCGCGAGCGGGCAAGGTTGGCGATGCAAGACTCGGCCTACACTGGCCCGGCTCCTGTGCCACTGGAAGACTATGTCGATTCGGTCGAAGCCCAGACGATTCGCTCCGAGAAGCCAAAACGCCCTCAGTTAGAAGAAGCGTTCTCGGACATTAACGTCGAACCCGAGATGCTCGCCCAACTCGGCCCAGCGATTAGCGCTGGCAAAGGCATGTTCATTTACGGTCCGCCTGGCAACGGCAAGACCACCGTCGCCCAGCGTATTACTCGGTGCTTCGGACAGAACATTCTGATCCCGTACGCCATTATCGAAGATGGCCAGATTATCAAGCTCTACGACGCAGCTTGCCACGAACGGGTTGGTTCGCAACTATCGAACTTGCTGAAAACCCACGAACACGATCAACGATGGGTGCGAATCCGCCGCCCCACGGTCGTTGTCGGTGGTGAACTCACGATGGATAGCCTGGAACTCAAGCACGATCCGGTAAGCCATATTAGTGAAGCGTCCCTGCAGCTAAAGAGTAACTGCGGTAGCTTGCTGATCGACGACTTTGGCCGGCAACGCGTGAACCCCACCGAATTATTGAACCGGTGGATTGTTCCGCTCGAAAACCGCATCGACTACCTGAGCCTGGCGAATGGCAAAAAGATACAAGTGCCATTTGAGCAACTGATTATCTTCTCTACCAACCTTGAACCCCACGATTTGGCCGACGACGCGTTCTTGCGACGTATTCCGTTCAAGATCGAGGTCGGTGCCCCATCACGGGAAGAGTTCGTCAAGCTGTTCGGCATCTTCTCGAAGAAGCTGAAGGTCTCCTGCCCTCCCGATGCACTGGAGTACTTGCTGGCGCGACACTACGAGTCGTGCAATCGGCCTCTGCGTCGGTGCCAGGCCCGCGACCTGCTCGACCAAGCGTTGCACTACTGCGAATACAACGAGATCCCCCCGGTCGCAACCCCAGAGATTCTCGACCACGCGGTTAACAATTACTTCACCGCCATGGCTGGTACCGAGTAA
- a CDS encoding response regulator — translation MLVFSRRANEKISFPEIGITIHFIRIQSGSAKVGIDAPPQIRIVRDEVDPSQAVNTQLVREEFLRLPREVRHSIRNELHAVSVGVHLLREQLRMNLVDDAQDTFHEIQQSLRRLDENRVLRRPDPSTSNRLTTEDTRTVLLVEDQDNERELLANLLRIKGFSVATVPDGEAALEYLNRHDTPRAILVDMHMPRCDGAATVRQIRANLQHQQAYVFAVSGTSPEENGLEIGSKGVNDWFPKPVNTDLLMEALVAPISAN, via the coding sequence ATGTTAGTTTTCTCCCGTCGAGCGAATGAGAAAATCTCGTTTCCTGAAATCGGAATCACGATTCATTTTATCCGAATTCAATCGGGCTCGGCCAAAGTGGGTATCGACGCGCCGCCGCAAATCCGTATCGTCCGCGATGAGGTAGATCCCTCCCAAGCAGTAAATACGCAGTTGGTGCGGGAAGAGTTTCTGCGGTTGCCTAGAGAAGTGCGACACTCGATTCGTAACGAGCTGCATGCGGTATCGGTGGGCGTGCATTTGCTACGAGAACAACTGCGGATGAATCTGGTCGACGACGCTCAGGATACATTTCACGAGATTCAGCAATCGCTTCGACGACTAGACGAAAATCGCGTGCTTCGCCGCCCCGATCCGTCTACCAGCAACCGCCTGACCACCGAAGACACTCGTACGGTGCTGCTTGTAGAGGATCAGGACAACGAACGTGAGTTGTTGGCCAACCTCCTCCGCATCAAAGGGTTTTCGGTTGCCACCGTGCCGGACGGGGAAGCAGCCCTGGAGTACCTAAATAGACACGATACTCCACGGGCGATCCTGGTCGATATGCATATGCCGAGGTGCGATGGTGCTGCGACAGTTCGCCAGATCCGGGCCAATCTGCAACATCAACAAGCTTACGTGTTTGCGGTAAGCGGCACTTCGCCCGAAGAAAACGGCCTGGAAATTGGCTCGAAGGGAGTCAACGATTGGTTCCCAAAGCCGGTCAACACCGACCTATTGATGGAAGCCCTGGTGGCTCCAATCTCCGCCAACTAG